The DNA region CTTCAACGCGACACCACACGCCGCGGCAAGCCCAACGCGAAGGCGACAGCCGAGCCCTCAATAACGCCACCAGCGACGCAAAAAAAAAAGCCAGCGCGAATGGCGGAACATACGCCGCCATTCGCTCCGACCCTATGTCTCCCCGCGCGCCTCGTTACTTCTTGGGCGTAGCGATCGCGCCGATCAGGTCCTTGCCCTCACCACGCACGAGATGCGGATACTTCAGCCCCTCGTGGTAATCGACCTTGATCGTGGCGTAGTCGTCGGTGCTCTTGATCAGGAACTCGATCGGCGTGCTCGTACCCTTCGCCGCGGTCACGGCGTCTTTCAGGACCTGCGCCGAGTAATCCTTGCCGTTGATCGCGACCAGCTGCACGCCCGGCACGAGACCGGCCTTCGCGGCTACACCGTCCCACTGCGCGTCGGTAACCGAGCCTTTGTCGTTAACCACGATGCCGAGTGAGTATGCGAGGTTGACCGACTTACGGATCTTTTCCGCCGTCTTCGCGAACGCGGTCGGCTTGTCGTCGTAGACGAGTTTCCAGCCACCGCCCTCGATGCCGTGCTCGGGCAGGGTGTCGCCCGTGTAATCGAGGCGCTGGCGCAGGAAGCTCGCCCAGTCGAACGGCTGGATGCCGTTGAGTGTCGAGACGACGTCCTCGAACGTATAGGTTTTCGGCGTGTAGCTGCCGTTGTCCATGCCGTAGAAGGCCTTCGCGAATTCGTCCAGCGTGTGCTTGCCGCCGGACAGGTCGCGCATCTTCGTATCGACGTCCAGCCAGAGCAGCTGGCCTTCCGGATAGTAGTCCGAGCTGCGACGCAGATTGCCCCAGCCCGGGCTGCCGCCACGCGAGGACAGCGGGATGCCGTCGGCCGTGTCCTGCAGCGAGCGCCACGAACGGCCCGTGCGTGCGGACATGTCGGCGGCGATACCCGCCAGCGAGTCACGCCACTGGTCGGTGGTCCAGATGCCCGAGCGGGCGGTCAGCACGCCGGCCCAGTAGTCGGTCAGCCCTTCGTAGACCCAGAGCAGGTCGTCCTGCATGGGCTCGGCGAAGGTCGGCGTCCACAGGTCCGCCGGACGACGGAACTTGCCGTTCCACGAATGGATGTACTCGTGCGGAAGGAGGGTGCCCGCGGCCACGTTGACGTCGGCGTCGGTGAGGAAGTTGGCGAAGAGGCGATCGTCGCTGGACTGGTGGTGCTCGAGCCCGAAATGGCCCGTGTGATCCGAGGTCACCAGCAGGAAGTCGTAATGACCGTAGTGGTGCGCACCGAACAGTTTGTTGGCCTGCACGATGAGGTTACGCTGTACCTCGATCTGCTTGTCGGTGGCCTTGACGCCCGCGGCGGTATCGCCGGTGATGTCGAGGTGCACCTGCGTTTCCTGGCCCGGAGCGAGGTCGATCCGGTTGAAGTACTTGCCGCTCATGACCGGCGAGTCGACCAGGTTCTCGTAGCTCACGGTCTTGAAACTGACCGTGTTGCCGCTCTGAGACGCGGTCTCCAGTGCGGATGCGTACTTCCAGCCGGCAGGCAGGGTCACGCTCGGATCGACCTTGATCTGGCTGGCGTAGTAGCCGGCCGGATAGAACGACAC from Luteibacter mycovicinus includes:
- a CDS encoding M61 family metallopeptidase — protein: MRLPLRRATLAAAVLSAMAISAAASAAPAVSPPIPAAVDKPYAGNLTLNVDLSDAAKNIFRVKETIPVTAGHVVLHYPKWIPGVHGPSGPLSNVAGIQVTANGKKIPWRRDLQEMYAFHVDVPEGTDKLELSFVYLAPATPNYVPLSFNEVSFYPAGYYASQIKVDPSVTLPAGWKYASALETASQSGNTVSFKTVSYENLVDSPVMSGKYFNRIDLAPGQETQVHLDITGDTAAGVKATDKQIEVQRNLIVQANKLFGAHHYGHYDFLLVTSDHTGHFGLEHHQSSDDRLFANFLTDADVNVAAGTLLPHEYIHSWNGKFRRPADLWTPTFAEPMQDDLLWVYEGLTDYWAGVLTARSGIWTTDQWRDSLAGIAADMSARTGRSWRSLQDTADGIPLSSRGGSPGWGNLRRSSDYYPEGQLLWLDVDTKMRDLSGGKHTLDEFAKAFYGMDNGSYTPKTYTFEDVVSTLNGIQPFDWASFLRQRLDYTGDTLPEHGIEGGGWKLVYDDKPTAFAKTAEKIRKSVNLAYSLGIVVNDKGSVTDAQWDGVAAKAGLVPGVQLVAINGKDYSAQVLKDAVTAAKGTSTPIEFLIKSTDDYATIKVDYHEGLKYPHLVRGEGKDLIGAIATPKK